Genomic DNA from Capsicum annuum cultivar UCD-10X-F1 unplaced genomic scaffold, UCD10Xv1.1 ctg34147, whole genome shotgun sequence:
ATGATTATCATAAGAGATTCCCAACATATCATATGATTTTCGTTCTTGAAAATCCACGCTTTTCCAAACCCAAAAAATAGACGGAATTCTAGGATTCCTCCTGGAGGCAAAGACTTTTATGCATACCTCTTCTGGTTGATCCACACCGTCCTCTATTCTCGTAAGATGATACACACTAGCTACCAGCCCGCCAGGCATTACATCATAGGCACATTGAGAGCGGAGATAATTGTACCCATATACATAAAATGACAGCAATGGAATGCCAATCCTCGGGCTTTATTTGTAAAGTCTCTATTCCTTGGTAATCAAAGCCCAAAGATCTATGAATTAGCCCATGCTTGACTAGCCAAGCAGACAAACGACCCTGGATCTTTTTTATCTCtcccatatttttatttgtttaagtaTTTCACATTTACgattaaatttatgaaaattaacCCACCACTTCTTATTCTGGACAAAGGAATCCTGTCTAATTCACTAATTCGGGGGAAGATACTAAATTTTTGTATTTGGAAAAGATCTCCGTAGGGATCTCTGAAGTAGATGGTGGTTGATAAAGAACTCTTTGATCATAATTTCCCGTATCAATACTGCGTCGAACATGAAACTTGTGATTGGTAGTAAGACACCGATTCACTCATTGAGACCTAATTCGATCTTCATAGAGTTCTCGAGATATTTTCTTACGAAGTTTTGTTATAGCATCTATAACCGCTTCCGGTTTAGTTAGGCAACCTGGCAAATATACATCTACAGGAATTAGCTTATCGACTCCCCGAACAGTACTATAAGAATAGGTATTGAACATCCCGCCTGTAATTGTACAGGCTCCCATAGCAATAACATATTTTGGTTCAGGGATTTGCTTATATAATCTCACTAAAGAGGAGGCCATTTTCATTGTTACTGTTCCATCCATTAAAATTAGATCTGCTTGTCTAG
This window encodes:
- the LOC124891331 gene encoding NAD(P)H-quinone oxidoreductase subunit K, chloroplastic-like, with amino-acid sequence MEKGGIGMVLTPEYSDNKKKNEKNKIETVMNSIQFPLLDRIAPNSVISTTLNDLSNWSRLSSLWPLLYGTSCCFIEFASLIGSRFDFDRYGLVPRSTPRQADLILMDGTVTMKMASSLVRLYKQIPEPKYVIAMGACTITGGMFNTYSYSTVRGVDKLIPVDVYLPGCLTKPEAVIDAITKLRKKISRELYEDRIRSQ